A section of the Anabaena cylindrica PCC 7122 genome encodes:
- the lnt gene encoding apolipoprotein N-acyltransferase: MGVTVAPVGAWVFAWVALAPLWVIVVKYTKNTSPPAPCPLPPAFIWAIAYHGFALSWITGIYPMDWLGVPPLPGLAITFFCWSFISLWGGILVSLWAALMVRLELQKPWLRVLVGTALWCALESLWSASPLWWSSLAYTQSPHNLLILHLGQLSGTSTVTAVIVAVNGLVAEAWIYFCTQRRTLAWAGLPTCAKCPSRRGAEEERRVNFYLILAITIFIISHMIGFIFYTQPLTQTVDTNLKIGVIQGNIPNKIKLLPEGFNRAITGYTEGYLELANQGVDGVLTPEGALPTYESNFSNTPLVAAIREKGVVAWIGAFGKRGKSYTNSLFTVVGNGEVTSRYDKSKLVPLGEYIPFEQILGALVQRLSPLDEHQVHGLPNQVFDTPFGRAIVGICYESAFPEIFRRQAFNGGQFILSSSNDAHYTSAMSDQHHAQDIMRAIETDRWAVRATNTGYSAFVDPHGRTLWKSGYNTYETHAETIYRRQTQTLYVRWGDWLMPLLLVLGFLGWIFR; encoded by the coding sequence ATGGGGGTGACAGTCGCCCCCGTCGGTGCTTGGGTTTTCGCCTGGGTTGCCCTTGCACCCCTCTGGGTAATAGTTGTTAAATATACTAAAAACACAAGTCCTCCTGCCCCCTGCCCCCTGCCCCCTGCCTTTATTTGGGCGATCGCATATCATGGATTTGCCCTATCCTGGATCACCGGCATCTATCCTATGGATTGGTTGGGTGTTCCCCCCTTACCAGGTTTAGCAATCACTTTTTTTTGTTGGTCATTTATTAGCCTCTGGGGAGGAATATTAGTCTCTCTTTGGGCAGCTTTGATGGTGCGGTTAGAACTACAAAAACCGTGGTTGCGTGTATTGGTTGGTACGGCTTTATGGTGCGCCTTAGAAAGTCTTTGGAGTGCAAGTCCTTTGTGGTGGAGTTCTCTGGCTTATACTCAGTCACCACACAATCTGCTAATTTTACATTTGGGTCAATTGTCTGGTACTAGCACTGTCACGGCTGTGATTGTGGCTGTTAATGGGTTGGTTGCGGAAGCTTGGATTTATTTTTGCACGCAGAGGAGGACACTTGCATGGGCGGGTCTCCCGACTTGTGCAAAGTGTCCGTCACGCAGAGGCGCAGAGGAAGAAAGAAGAGTTAATTTTTACTTAATCTTGGCGATTACAATATTTATAATTTCTCATATGATCGGCTTTATTTTTTATACTCAACCTCTCACTCAAACTGTAGATACAAATTTAAAAATCGGTGTTATTCAAGGTAATATTCCTAATAAAATTAAATTACTTCCTGAGGGATTTAATCGTGCGATTACAGGTTATACTGAGGGATATTTAGAATTAGCAAATCAGGGTGTTGACGGAGTTCTCACCCCAGAAGGTGCGTTACCTACATATGAAAGCAATTTCAGTAATACACCTTTGGTTGCAGCAATACGAGAAAAAGGTGTGGTTGCTTGGATAGGTGCTTTTGGAAAACGAGGTAAAAGCTATACAAATAGTTTATTTACCGTTGTTGGGAATGGAGAAGTTACCAGCCGTTACGATAAATCTAAATTAGTTCCTTTGGGAGAATATATTCCTTTTGAACAAATTTTAGGGGCGCTTGTGCAACGTTTATCACCATTAGATGAACATCAAGTTCATGGTTTACCAAATCAAGTTTTTGATACTCCCTTTGGCAGGGCAATTGTAGGGATTTGTTATGAATCAGCCTTTCCAGAAATTTTTCGTCGTCAAGCTTTTAATGGTGGGCAATTTATCCTCAGTTCTTCTAATGATGCCCATTACACGTCTGCTATGTCAGACCAACATCATGCCCAGGATATCATGCGGGCAATAGAAACCGATAGATGGGCTGTCAGGGCAACAAATACAGGATATTCGGCTTTTGTTGATCCTCATGGCAGAACTTTGTGGAAATCGGGATATAACACTTACGAAACCCACGCAGAAACTATTTATCGTCGTCAGACGCAGACTTTATATGTGCGTTGGGGTGATTGGTTGATGCCTTTGTTGTTGGTTCTGGGGTTTTTGGGGTGGATATTCCGGTGA
- a CDS encoding DUF1995 family protein, with product MAELPKTLEDAIAQSREAVKSALADGMTRIQVDFLFPELKFMPIAEQFIPLFAEYESRLKIFFADAGAAALARRDWADSPFKVEDIGTGRTASLETKIQPEDEIFLFIAPTSVEVPQLEKLCEIIGTRPFILLNPRLEDSGVVGIGYAARETRRRFISTIESCYYLRPVDDESALFRCYPGDWEVWLETNDEYQKIAELPKRPSGDEIDVILMKGQTQTTTDGTPAKKPSVFKSLQRFIKALSS from the coding sequence ATGGCTGAATTACCCAAAACCCTAGAAGATGCGATCGCACAATCCCGTGAAGCTGTAAAATCGGCTTTAGCTGATGGTATGACTCGCATTCAAGTTGATTTTCTGTTTCCCGAACTCAAATTTATGCCCATTGCAGAACAGTTTATACCTCTGTTCGCTGAATATGAATCCCGGCTGAAAATCTTTTTTGCAGATGCTGGTGCAGCTGCTTTAGCCCGTCGAGATTGGGCAGATTCACCATTTAAAGTTGAAGATATCGGTACAGGTAGAACTGCATCTTTAGAAACTAAAATTCAGCCAGAAGATGAAATTTTTCTCTTTATCGCTCCCACTTCTGTAGAAGTGCCACAATTAGAAAAACTCTGTGAAATCATAGGCACACGTCCATTTATTTTATTAAACCCCCGGTTAGAAGATTCCGGTGTGGTAGGTATCGGTTATGCGGCTAGAGAAACTCGCAGACGTTTTATTAGCACCATTGAATCTTGTTATTATTTGCGTCCCGTTGATGATGAATCTGCCCTTTTTCGCTGCTACCCTGGAGATTGGGAAGTATGGCTAGAAACCAACGACGAATATCAAAAAATTGCTGAATTACCTAAACGTCCCTCTGGTGATGAAATAGATGTAATTCTCATGAAAGGACAAACGCAAACTACCACCGACGGAACACCCGCAAAAAAACCCAGTGTATTCAAGAGTTTGCAACGGTTTATTAAGGCGTTGAGTAGTTAA
- a CDS encoding NAD(P)H-quinone oxidoreductase subunit J produces MAEEESKLVPAAEEAIVPAGEVSQWLTENGFDHESLAPDVNGVEIIKVAPDFLLPTATALYAYGFNYLQFQGGIDLGPGQDLVSVYHLVKVSDNADKPTEVRVKVFLPRENPSVPSVYWIWKTADWQERESYDMLGIIYEGHPNLKRILMPEDWVGWPLRKDYISPDFYELQDAY; encoded by the coding sequence GTGGCTGAAGAAGAATCTAAATTAGTTCCTGCGGCTGAAGAAGCTATAGTTCCAGCAGGTGAGGTTTCCCAGTGGTTGACAGAAAATGGTTTTGACCATGAATCTTTAGCCCCAGATGTGAATGGGGTGGAGATTATTAAGGTAGCACCTGATTTTTTGCTTCCTACCGCTACAGCTTTGTACGCCTACGGGTTTAATTATCTCCAGTTTCAAGGAGGTATTGACTTGGGGCCAGGACAAGATTTAGTCAGTGTCTATCATTTGGTAAAAGTAAGTGATAATGCTGATAAGCCTACTGAAGTCCGAGTGAAAGTGTTCTTACCTAGAGAAAATCCCTCTGTGCCTTCGGTGTACTGGATTTGGAAGACTGCGGACTGGCAAGAGCGTGAGTCTTACGATATGCTTGGCATTATCTATGAAGGTCATCCTAATTTGAAGCGGATTTTGATGCCGGAAGATTGGGTAGGTTGGCCTTTGCGTAAGGATTACATCTCGCCTGATTTCTATGAGTTGCAAGATGCTTATTAG
- the ndhK gene encoding photosynthetic/respiratory NAD(P)H-quinone oxidoreductase subunit K, with protein MVLDSNIITQDKERIINPVERPTVTQELSENVILTTVDDLYNWARLSSLWPLLFGTACCFIEFAALIGSRFDFDRFGLIPRSSPRQADLIITAGTITMKMAPQLVRLYEQMPEPKYVIAMGACTITGGMFSVDSPSAVRGVDKLIPVDVYLPGCPPRPEAIIDAIIKLRKKIANDSMQERGQIKQTHRYYSTTHNLKPVPEILTGKYMQSDTRFTPPKELTEAMGMPIPPALLTTKTKEAEKRG; from the coding sequence ATGGTCTTAGATTCTAACATAATCACCCAGGACAAAGAGCGCATCATCAACCCGGTTGAGCGTCCTACAGTTACTCAAGAACTGTCAGAAAACGTGATTTTAACCACGGTTGATGACCTCTACAATTGGGCGCGACTTTCTAGTTTGTGGCCTTTGCTGTTTGGTACAGCTTGCTGCTTCATTGAATTTGCAGCTTTAATTGGCTCTCGATTTGACTTTGACCGTTTTGGTCTAATTCCCCGTTCTAGCCCCCGGCAAGCTGATTTAATTATCACTGCTGGTACAATTACCATGAAGATGGCTCCTCAATTGGTGCGTCTTTATGAACAAATGCCCGAACCCAAGTATGTAATTGCTATGGGTGCTTGTACAATTACTGGCGGAATGTTCAGCGTTGACTCTCCTAGTGCTGTGCGCGGAGTTGATAAGCTGATTCCGGTGGATGTGTATTTACCTGGTTGTCCTCCCCGTCCTGAAGCGATTATTGATGCAATTATTAAGTTGCGGAAAAAAATTGCTAATGATTCCATGCAAGAACGGGGTCAAATTAAACAAACTCACCGTTACTACAGCACGACTCATAACTTGAAACCAGTACCAGAAATTTTAACTGGTAAGTATATGCAGTCAGATACCCGCTTTACTCCACCGAAGGAATTGACGGAAGCAATGGGTATGCCCATACCACCTGCGCTACTGACAACAAAAACAAAGGAGGCGGAAAAGCGTGGCTGA
- the ndhC gene encoding photosynthetic/respiratory NAD(P)H-quinone oxidoreductase subunit C — protein MFVLSGYEYLLGFFLLCSLVPALALSASKLLRPSSFSPERRTTYESGMEPIGGAWIQFNIRYYMFALVFVVFDVETVFLYPWAVAFHRLGLLAFIEALVFIAILVIALVYAWRKGALEWS, from the coding sequence GTGTTTGTCCTTAGCGGTTACGAATACCTTCTAGGCTTCTTCCTCCTTTGTAGCCTAGTACCAGCCCTGGCGCTCTCAGCGTCCAAGCTTCTCAGACCTAGTAGTTTCAGCCCAGAACGGCGCACCACTTATGAATCCGGCATGGAACCCATTGGCGGAGCCTGGATTCAATTCAACATTCGCTACTATATGTTTGCGCTGGTTTTTGTAGTTTTTGACGTGGAAACTGTATTTTTGTATCCTTGGGCAGTTGCTTTCCACCGTTTAGGTTTATTGGCGTTTATTGAAGCGTTAGTTTTTATCGCGATTCTCGTAATCGCCTTAGTTTACGCATGGCGTAAAGGAGCTTTGGAATGGTCTTAG
- a CDS encoding methylated-DNA--[protein]-cysteine S-methyltransferase, with protein MNSLIEATNSYNRETYECIARAIAFMQKNYLHQPDLETVAQHVHLSEYHFQRLFTKWAGISPKRFWQYLTVEYAKSKITETKSLLNLTMDVGLSSPGRLHDLFVTLEAMSPGEFKSGGAGLKICYGIHETPFGDCLIATTARGICNLHFLNAGDEETAENNLRTEWKNAEIIHDQQVTRETSDRIFQPVAENSIPLVLNVKGTNFQIQVWRSLLRLPWGGITTYQGLAASMGRPSAARAVGNALGSNPVAYLIPCHRVIRESGEMGGYRWGLERKTMILGWEASRNQY; from the coding sequence ATGAATTCCTTGATAGAAGCTACTAATAGTTACAATAGAGAAACCTATGAATGCATTGCGAGAGCGATCGCATTTATGCAAAAAAATTATCTGCACCAGCCTGACTTGGAAACTGTCGCCCAACACGTACATCTGAGCGAGTATCACTTTCAGCGATTATTTACAAAATGGGCAGGAATCAGTCCCAAGCGTTTCTGGCAATATCTCACGGTTGAGTACGCAAAATCAAAAATTACTGAGACTAAGAGCCTTTTAAATCTGACGATGGATGTGGGGTTATCAAGTCCAGGACGTTTACACGACCTATTTGTGACGCTAGAAGCCATGTCACCTGGTGAATTTAAGTCTGGGGGTGCTGGGTTGAAGATTTGCTATGGAATTCATGAAACCCCTTTTGGTGATTGTCTCATTGCTACAACAGCGCGTGGCATCTGCAATCTTCATTTCCTCAATGCAGGGGATGAAGAAACTGCTGAAAATAACCTGCGTACAGAATGGAAAAATGCGGAAATCATTCATGATCAGCAAGTAACAAGAGAAACTAGCGATCGCATTTTCCAGCCAGTTGCAGAAAATAGTATTCCTTTAGTTCTGAACGTGAAAGGGACTAACTTCCAGATTCAAGTTTGGCGATCGCTACTGAGACTTCCCTGGGGAGGGATTACCACCTATCAAGGTTTAGCCGCATCAATGGGTCGTCCAAGTGCTGCTAGAGCCGTAGGTAACGCACTAGGGAGTAATCCAGTTGCTTACTTAATTCCCTGTCATCGGGTAATTCGAGAATCTGGTGAAATGGGCGGTTATCGGTGGGGATTAGAACGTAAAACGATGATTCTGGGATGGGAAGCAAGTCGAAATCAGTATTAA
- a CDS encoding serine/threonine protein kinase → MNTLHNCGDVIAGRYQIRHVLGHGGMGITYAAFDLQTNQLVAIKVLSLHRIKDWKVLELFEREAKILANLNHPGIPQYLNYFEIETDGDRAFYLVQELAVGQSLFELVNQDWKPSVDQVQAIAAQVLEILVYLQQLTPPVIHRDIKPQNLIRQENGQIFLVDFGAVQDTYHNTVTGGSTVVGTFGYMAPEQFRGQAVLSTDLYGLGTTLLFLLTGKSSADLPHHQLTIDFHSVVQLPKRFAAWLERMIEPISTVRFPSASEALVVLQGKQPLPPRATTYKKPKQSKIQLITTTDKMIVDIPSSLLNSPQSLWLGLSPMFGCVFIFWIVNAFIVEVLEPKYDFYFGGELIFRLVVLIGFVPLALGIYLNAAQSLLFSSAFRTRIEIQPCWRIQKIYSLGFFTLQLLPIRRNAKLQASLIPMQHQFFIVKNLNSFFTLAIASTNIKLGLFLSDHEKAWLVNEINAFAERHNYN, encoded by the coding sequence ATGAACACGTTACACAATTGCGGTGATGTGATTGCAGGACGCTATCAGATTCGCCATGTTTTAGGACATGGTGGGATGGGTATTACTTATGCGGCTTTTGATTTGCAAACTAATCAACTTGTGGCGATCAAAGTGCTTTCCCTACATCGCATCAAAGATTGGAAAGTGCTGGAATTATTTGAACGAGAAGCGAAAATTCTTGCTAATCTCAACCATCCGGGAATTCCACAATATTTGAATTACTTTGAAATAGAAACAGATGGCGATCGCGCTTTCTATCTGGTGCAAGAACTAGCCGTAGGACAATCTCTGTTTGAGCTAGTTAATCAAGACTGGAAACCAAGCGTTGATCAAGTCCAGGCGATCGCTGCTCAAGTGCTAGAAATTCTCGTGTATTTGCAGCAGTTAACTCCACCCGTAATTCATCGTGATATTAAACCACAAAATCTTATCCGTCAGGAGAATGGGCAGATTTTTCTGGTAGATTTTGGGGCAGTTCAAGATACCTATCACAATACTGTAACTGGTGGCAGTACAGTAGTGGGAACCTTTGGCTATATGGCTCCCGAACAATTTCGCGGACAGGCAGTGTTATCTACTGATTTGTATGGACTGGGAACAACGTTGTTATTTTTGCTCACAGGTAAATCAAGCGCAGATTTACCACACCATCAACTTACCATTGACTTTCATAGTGTTGTCCAATTGCCCAAACGCTTTGCTGCTTGGTTAGAGCGAATGATTGAACCAATCAGTACAGTAAGATTCCCTTCAGCTTCAGAGGCATTAGTTGTTTTGCAAGGAAAGCAACCACTCCCGCCGCGTGCAACTACCTACAAAAAACCCAAACAAAGCAAAATTCAATTAATCACCACAACTGACAAAATGATCGTTGATATTCCTTCCTCACTCCTCAATAGTCCTCAGAGTTTGTGGTTAGGTTTATCACCGATGTTTGGATGTGTCTTTATCTTTTGGATTGTTAATGCTTTTATTGTTGAGGTGCTAGAACCCAAATATGATTTTTACTTTGGAGGGGAGCTAATATTCCGCCTTGTTGTTTTGATCGGCTTTGTCCCCTTAGCTTTAGGTATTTACCTTAATGCGGCTCAAAGTTTGCTATTTAGCAGTGCCTTTCGTACTCGGATTGAGATTCAGCCTTGCTGGAGGATTCAAAAGATATACTCTTTAGGATTTTTTACTTTGCAACTACTACCAATTAGAAGAAATGCAAAACTCCAGGCCAGCTTGATTCCTATGCAGCACCAGTTTTTTATAGTGAAAAACCTCAACTCGTTTTTTACTTTAGCGATCGCCTCAACAAATATCAAGCTTGGACTGTTTTTGAGTGATCACGAGAAAGCATGGTTAGTGAATGAAATTAACGCTTTTGCAGAGCGCCATAATTATAATTGA